One genomic window of Candidatus Pseudobacter hemicellulosilyticus includes the following:
- a CDS encoding RagB/SusD family nutrient uptake outer membrane protein, with translation MSRLHKNISRWRTTGSSLGLALLLCILLGACKKGYLDIVPDNIATIDNAFTSTIEAEKFLFTCYSFLPKEGDPDSNPAFNAGDELWLYWEPVLDFFFKDPYRIARGQQNRSTVYMNYWDGFDSRSMWQGIRDCNIFLENIDRVRDLDLLLKDRWVKEVKFLKAYYHWYLFRMYGPIPLVDNNLPVESEVDAVKIMRQPVDSVVNFIAGLLDEASEGGEFEGLPSRILNQTDELGRVTKVAALSMKARLLVTAASALFNGNTDYINLKNKNGQVLFNPVFDQAKWVRAEEACRMAVEAAEAAGVKLHYQTAGAIVGEDAGTLTEMSIRNAVCQRWNSELIWGSTTSPASYAGQPTRWIQLFACPQLDATVQNTELKGQLAPTFKMAELFYSKNGVPINEDITYDYANRYKVKTATSADKNLQTGYQTAGLHFDREPRFYADMSFDGGKWFMRNNSSAQSPYNIQAKALQASGKKNTRLYSVTGYYTKKLVNWTLSFTANTLTVESYPWPVIRLADLYLLYAEALNENGKSSDALPYLNLIRARAGLNTVESSWGSFSSRPGKYTNVEGMRELIRQERGIELAFEGSRFWDLRRWKTAAEELNKPIYAWNINRESTTDYYQRILEFSQSFTAPRDYLWPLSETELQINTNLVQNTGW, from the coding sequence ATGAGTCGATTACATAAAAACATCAGCAGGTGGCGGACTACGGGTAGTTCCCTGGGACTTGCCCTGCTGCTCTGCATCCTGCTTGGCGCCTGTAAGAAAGGCTACCTGGACATTGTCCCGGACAATATTGCCACTATTGATAATGCGTTCACCAGCACTATTGAGGCCGAGAAATTCCTGTTCACCTGTTATTCTTTTCTGCCCAAGGAGGGTGATCCCGACAGCAATCCTGCTTTCAACGCTGGTGATGAACTATGGCTGTACTGGGAGCCGGTACTGGATTTTTTCTTTAAAGATCCCTATCGCATTGCCCGTGGGCAGCAGAACAGATCCACGGTATACATGAACTACTGGGATGGCTTTGACAGTCGCAGTATGTGGCAGGGTATCCGCGACTGCAACATTTTCCTGGAAAATATTGACCGGGTCAGGGACCTGGACCTGCTGCTGAAAGACCGGTGGGTAAAAGAAGTAAAATTCCTGAAAGCCTACTACCACTGGTACCTGTTCCGGATGTACGGTCCCATTCCCCTTGTGGACAATAACCTGCCGGTTGAGTCGGAAGTGGATGCCGTCAAGATCATGCGACAGCCGGTAGACAGCGTGGTTAATTTTATCGCCGGCCTGCTGGATGAAGCCAGTGAAGGTGGTGAGTTTGAAGGATTGCCCAGCAGGATCCTGAACCAGACGGACGAGCTGGGCCGGGTGACCAAGGTAGCGGCCCTGTCCATGAAAGCAAGGCTGCTGGTGACTGCTGCCAGTGCGCTCTTCAATGGCAATACCGATTATATCAACCTGAAGAATAAGAATGGCCAGGTCCTGTTCAACCCGGTCTTTGACCAGGCAAAATGGGTAAGAGCCGAAGAAGCCTGTCGCATGGCGGTAGAAGCAGCAGAAGCGGCCGGTGTAAAGCTGCATTACCAGACGGCGGGCGCTATTGTTGGCGAAGATGCCGGTACGCTTACGGAAATGAGCATACGTAATGCTGTCTGCCAGCGCTGGAACAGTGAGCTGATCTGGGGCAGTACCACTTCTCCTGCCAGTTATGCCGGTCAACCCACCCGCTGGATCCAGCTCTTTGCCTGTCCCCAGCTGGATGCCACGGTACAGAACACGGAACTGAAAGGTCAGCTGGCGCCCACTTTTAAAATGGCTGAATTGTTCTACTCCAAAAATGGTGTTCCTATCAATGAAGATATTACCTATGATTACGCAAACAGATACAAGGTAAAGACGGCTACTTCGGCCGATAAGAACCTGCAAACAGGTTACCAGACGGCAGGGCTGCATTTTGACCGGGAGCCGCGCTTCTATGCGGATATGTCCTTTGATGGCGGTAAATGGTTTATGCGCAATAACAGCAGCGCACAGTCGCCGTACAATATCCAGGCCAAGGCCCTGCAGGCTTCCGGCAAGAAAAATACGCGCCTGTATTCCGTTACCGGTTATTACACCAAAAAGCTGGTGAACTGGACCCTTTCCTTTACTGCCAACACCTTAACGGTGGAGAGCTATCCCTGGCCGGTGATCCGACTGGCGGATCTGTACCTGCTGTATGCGGAAGCATTGAATGAAAATGGTAAATCTTCCGATGCGCTGCCCTATCTCAACTTGATCCGCGCCCGTGCCGGCCTGAATACGGTGGAAAGCAGCTGGGGCAGCTTCTCCAGCAGGCCGGGCAAATACACCAATGTAGAAGGCATGCGGGAGCTTATCCGGCAGGAGCGGGGCATAGAGCTGGCTTTTGAAGGCAGTCGCTTCTGGGACCTGCGGCGCTGGAAAACGGCCGCAGAAGAGTTGAACAAACCCATCTATGCCTGGAATATCAACCGGGAGTCCACCACGGATTATTACCAGCGTATACTGGAATTCAGCCAGTCGTTCACTGCTCCCAGGGATTATCTCTGGCCATTGAGTGAGACTGAGCTGCAGATCAATACCAACCTGGTCCAGAACACCGGCTGGTGA
- a CDS encoding TonB-dependent receptor — MRKTADGYRRSADLLPVACPGTQPLLTLMRSLPRAPIRPLRKFTALLLTFAMLNVYAGGLSQTVSFSGKKVPLKQVFETVTSQTGYTVLSMHAALDNAKPVSIEASSLPLSQFLAIALKNQPFTYKILHNTVVISAKPPVVTLNVKNESLAKVFQLIREQTGLDLLYNDQVKAESTLVTINVKEVSLEEALDKLFTGLNLEYRIGQKEVIISVKPGTRMEVKPVAANANTISGRVLNEKGLPLQGATVKVKNSQQPVLADERGEFILTRVPDSATLEVSFVGFRNQEVLVNNRKSVDIVLVEQTSALNEVVVVAFGQQKKESMVSSITTISPKELKGPTSNLTTMMAGRLAGVISYQRSGEPGADNASFFIRGITSFGSGKLDPYILIDGMESTPTNLARLQPDDIAAFSVLKDAAASSLYGARGANGVILVTTKSGVAGKTKFNVRFENSLSGNTENFRMADNITYMQLANEAVLTRSPKEALPYSQNKIDATIAGENPMLYPSNDWMGLLIKDRTMNQRLNANLTGGGKGAQYYIAATYNQDNGVLKKNNLNSFDNNIKLKSYEIRSNVTVNLTPTTIAVVRTSGNFDDYTGPVGGFDANGNRINGGSVVFNSVLRSNPVLFPAVFDPSDSPYDNHPLFGNAMISQGSNTFYNNPYAAMVSGYQEYSTSTLNVQLELQQDFKFITPGLKGRVMAYTRRYSYFDLSRQYTPFYYAASPTKENEKGYRLNLLNPTTATEYLNYSPDQSAKIQNTTGYMEAALNYKTTIGQLHNLSGMVIGIMRNHLNGSASTLQTSLPARNLGVSGRLTYDYDSRYLFEGNFGYNGSERFAKNNRFGFFPSAGIGWVASNEKFWKPVEDIITNLKLRGTYGLVGNDQIGYSSDRFFYLSEVSLNDASRRATFGENFGYTRNGVNISRYANENITWEISKEINVGMDLTLFNRLNVVVDFFRKKRSNILMPRAFIPATMGLTATTSANVGAASSKGIDLALDYSNSWGDFWLSARGTFTYAVSRLDQNEEPEYAENMYYLSRLGHPLVMNVGLIAERLFVDDDDVKNSPKQVFGEVMGGDIKYRDLNGDGQITNLDRVNGLGHSASPEIVYGFGFSSGYKGFELSAFFQGSARTSIYMDPSQITPFVISGSNQNGLLDIIAKDHWSEDNQNIYAFWPRLSPTVNANNAQPSSWWLRNGAFLRLKQVELAYNIPAKSLARLKVSGLRVYVNANNLFKFTSFKLWDPEQGSNGLGYPVQKVYNMGVRLEI, encoded by the coding sequence ATGCGCAAGACTGCCGATGGTTACAGGAGATCTGCTGATCTCCTGCCTGTGGCCTGCCCTGGCACACAGCCCCTGCTGACCCTGATGAGGTCTCTACCCCGGGCCCCGATCCGTCCTCTCCGGAAATTCACCGCTTTGCTGCTGACCTTCGCTATGCTGAATGTGTATGCGGGCGGTCTATCCCAGACGGTCTCCTTCTCCGGTAAGAAAGTTCCGCTGAAACAGGTATTCGAGACCGTTACATCCCAGACCGGCTACACTGTGCTGTCCATGCATGCCGCACTGGACAATGCAAAGCCCGTCAGTATTGAGGCCAGTAGTCTTCCTCTGTCTCAGTTCCTGGCCATTGCATTGAAGAACCAGCCTTTCACGTACAAGATCCTGCACAACACCGTGGTCATTTCCGCCAAACCGCCGGTAGTGACCCTGAACGTGAAGAATGAGTCGCTGGCGAAGGTCTTCCAGCTGATCCGCGAACAGACGGGGCTTGATCTCCTGTACAACGACCAGGTAAAGGCCGAGTCCACCCTGGTCACCATCAATGTAAAAGAGGTGAGCCTGGAAGAAGCGCTGGACAAGTTGTTCACGGGCCTCAACCTGGAATACAGGATCGGGCAGAAAGAGGTCATCATCAGTGTGAAGCCCGGCACCAGAATGGAAGTGAAGCCGGTGGCTGCCAATGCCAATACTATTTCAGGACGGGTGCTGAACGAAAAAGGCCTGCCGCTCCAGGGAGCTACGGTGAAAGTCAAAAATTCCCAGCAACCGGTACTGGCGGATGAACGCGGTGAGTTTATCCTCACCAGGGTTCCTGACAGCGCCACCCTGGAAGTGTCCTTCGTGGGGTTCAGGAACCAGGAGGTGCTGGTCAACAACCGGAAATCAGTGGATATTGTACTGGTAGAGCAGACCAGCGCCCTGAACGAAGTAGTGGTAGTGGCCTTTGGCCAGCAGAAGAAAGAAAGTATGGTAAGCTCCATTACCACCATCAGCCCAAAAGAACTGAAGGGGCCTACCAGTAACCTGACCACCATGATGGCCGGCCGGCTGGCAGGTGTGATCTCTTACCAGCGCAGTGGGGAGCCAGGGGCCGACAACGCCTCATTTTTCATCCGTGGCATCACTTCCTTTGGCTCCGGAAAGCTGGATCCCTATATCCTCATAGATGGTATGGAGTCCACACCCACCAACCTGGCTCGTTTACAGCCGGATGATATTGCGGCTTTTTCGGTGCTGAAAGATGCGGCCGCTTCCTCGCTGTATGGGGCGCGCGGCGCCAACGGAGTGATCCTGGTCACTACCAAATCGGGCGTGGCCGGTAAAACCAAATTCAATGTCCGCTTTGAGAATTCCCTTTCCGGCAATACGGAGAATTTCAGGATGGCGGATAATATCACCTATATGCAGCTGGCCAATGAAGCGGTCCTGACCCGCAGTCCCAAAGAAGCCCTGCCTTATAGCCAGAATAAGATTGATGCCACCATTGCCGGCGAAAATCCGATGCTGTATCCCAGTAACGACTGGATGGGCCTGCTGATCAAAGACCGCACCATGAACCAGCGCCTCAACGCCAACCTGACGGGCGGCGGTAAAGGCGCCCAGTATTATATAGCCGCTACCTATAACCAGGATAATGGCGTGCTGAAGAAAAACAACCTCAACAGTTTTGATAATAATATCAAGCTGAAAAGCTACGAGATCCGCTCCAACGTTACAGTGAACCTGACGCCTACCACCATTGCCGTAGTGCGGACCAGCGGTAACTTTGATGACTATACCGGTCCTGTTGGCGGCTTTGATGCCAATGGGAACCGGATCAATGGCGGATCTGTGGTATTCAACAGTGTACTGAGGTCCAACCCGGTCCTCTTTCCCGCTGTTTTTGATCCCTCCGATTCTCCCTATGATAACCACCCGCTTTTTGGGAATGCCATGATCTCCCAGGGTTCCAATACTTTTTATAACAACCCCTATGCCGCCATGGTGTCCGGGTACCAGGAGTACAGCACTTCCACGCTGAATGTGCAGCTGGAATTACAGCAGGACTTTAAATTCATTACACCGGGTCTGAAAGGCCGGGTGATGGCCTATACGCGCCGCTATTCTTACTTTGATCTGTCGCGCCAATACACGCCTTTTTATTATGCCGCATCGCCTACCAAGGAAAATGAAAAGGGATACAGGCTTAACCTGCTGAACCCTACTACCGCCACAGAATACCTCAACTACAGTCCTGATCAGAGCGCCAAGATCCAGAATACCACAGGATATATGGAAGCGGCGCTGAACTATAAGACCACCATTGGCCAGCTGCATAACCTGAGCGGGATGGTGATCGGCATTATGCGCAACCACCTTAACGGCAGCGCTTCCACCCTGCAGACTTCGCTGCCAGCCAGGAACCTGGGCGTTTCCGGCAGGCTTACCTACGATTATGATTCCCGCTATCTCTTTGAAGGTAATTTCGGGTATAACGGTTCTGAGCGTTTTGCCAAAAACAACCGCTTCGGTTTCTTTCCCTCTGCCGGTATCGGCTGGGTGGCCAGCAATGAAAAATTCTGGAAACCGGTGGAAGACATCATTACCAACCTGAAGCTGCGCGGTACCTACGGCCTGGTGGGCAATGACCAGATCGGTTATTCCAGCGATCGCTTTTTCTACCTGTCTGAAGTGTCTCTGAACGATGCTTCCAGAAGGGCCACTTTCGGAGAGAATTTCGGGTATACCCGGAATGGCGTTAATATCAGCCGCTATGCCAATGAGAATATCACTTGGGAAATATCCAAAGAGATCAACGTTGGGATGGACCTCACCCTGTTCAACAGGCTGAACGTGGTGGTTGATTTCTTCCGTAAAAAGCGCAGCAATATCCTGATGCCGCGGGCTTTTATTCCGGCTACCATGGGCCTGACAGCCACTACCAGCGCCAATGTGGGCGCCGCCTCTTCCAAGGGGATAGACCTGGCCCTGGATTACAGCAACAGCTGGGGTGATTTCTGGCTGAGCGCCCGGGGTACCTTCACCTATGCCGTCAGCAGGCTGGATCAGAATGAAGAGCCCGAATATGCAGAGAACATGTACTATCTCTCCCGCCTGGGACATCCGCTGGTGATGAATGTGGGCCTGATAGCCGAACGGCTCTTTGTGGATGATGATGATGTAAAGAACTCCCCCAAACAGGTATTTGGTGAAGTGATGGGTGGAGATATCAAATACCGCGATCTTAACGGTGATGGACAGATCACCAACCTGGACAGGGTCAATGGCCTGGGCCATTCCGCTTCTCCTGAGATTGTCTATGGTTTTGGTTTTTCTTCCGGTTACAAAGGTTTTGAGCTGAGCGCCTTTTTCCAGGGATCGGCCAGGACCTCTATTTACATGGATCCTTCGCAGATCACTCCTTTCGTTATCTCCGGTTCCAACCAGAATGGGCTGCTGGACATTATTGCCAAAGACCACTGGTCCGAGGATAACCAGAATATCTATGCCTTCTGGCCCCGCCTGAGCCCTACGGTCAATGCGAACAATGCACAGCCTTCTTCCTGGTGGCTGCGCAATGGCGCCTTCCTGCGGCTCAAGCAGGTGGAACTGGCCTATAATATCCCGGCCAAAAGCCTGGCGCGCCTGAAAGTATCCGGATTACGCGTGTATGTGAATGCCAATAACCTGTTTAAGTTCACCAGCTTCAAACTCTGGGATCCTGAGCAGGGCAGCAATGGCCTGGGTTATCCGGTGCAGAAAGTATACAATATGGGTGTAAGATTAGAAATCTAA
- a CDS encoding FecR domain-containing protein: MTALQELYATWAAGNASTAQQQELMRLLALPEHKELAMQLIARAVESEGTADTPGLRLGQERLDLLLQSILVAETQQAEAPVVPLRRFRWLKYAAAIVLLAGAATWAWNRFSGPSAEELAREFAAIPPGRDRAVLTLSDGSTILLDSAATGALAQEGHVLISKTTTGAIVYDAKAGAADEVMMNTMSTPRGGQYQLTLPDGTKAWLNAASSIRYPTVFKGDKRVVEITGEAYFEVAKDKTRPFYVSIHKQAAIEVTGTSFNVNAYSDEASINTTLVEGAVRVHSGDGLSGSTGDQVILKPGQQARLNQPAGTSSGHSAGIAVENADIEKVIAWKKGLFNFEGSTVREAMKQLSRWYDIEIRFDKQAIAKGLPNDLLAGGIRRDLSLGNVVELLTALGLHFRMEEGRRLVLLP; the protein is encoded by the coding sequence ATGACAGCATTACAGGAACTCTATGCTACCTGGGCGGCCGGCAATGCCAGTACCGCCCAACAACAGGAGCTCATGCGCCTGCTGGCCCTTCCGGAACACAAGGAACTGGCCATGCAGCTGATTGCCCGGGCCGTTGAATCTGAAGGCACTGCCGATACGCCCGGCCTCCGGCTGGGCCAGGAGCGGCTGGACCTCCTGCTGCAAAGCATCCTGGTAGCGGAGACCCAACAGGCGGAAGCGCCCGTGGTTCCCCTACGCCGCTTCCGCTGGCTGAAGTATGCTGCCGCTATTGTGCTGCTGGCGGGCGCCGCCACCTGGGCCTGGAACCGTTTCAGCGGGCCCTCTGCCGAAGAACTGGCCAGAGAGTTTGCCGCTATCCCGCCCGGCAGGGACCGTGCCGTGCTGACCCTGTCAGATGGCAGCACCATCTTGCTGGACAGCGCCGCCACCGGCGCCCTGGCGCAAGAGGGACATGTGCTGATCTCCAAAACAACTACCGGCGCTATTGTCTATGACGCCAAGGCCGGAGCAGCAGATGAAGTGATGATGAATACCATGTCCACTCCACGTGGCGGGCAATACCAGCTCACCCTGCCCGATGGTACAAAAGCCTGGCTCAATGCCGCCAGCTCCATCCGCTATCCAACCGTTTTCAAAGGGGATAAGCGTGTAGTGGAAATTACAGGGGAAGCCTATTTTGAAGTAGCAAAAGATAAGACCAGACCTTTCTACGTAAGCATCCATAAGCAGGCCGCTATTGAAGTCACCGGCACCAGCTTCAACGTGAATGCCTACTCTGATGAGGCCAGTATCAACACTACGTTGGTAGAAGGGGCCGTTAGGGTGCATTCCGGTGATGGCTTGTCCGGCTCAACCGGTGATCAGGTAATCCTGAAACCCGGCCAGCAGGCCAGGCTGAACCAGCCTGCCGGTACTTCCAGTGGCCATAGCGCCGGTATTGCCGTAGAAAACGCCGATATAGAAAAAGTGATCGCCTGGAAAAAAGGGCTCTTCAATTTTGAAGGCTCTACTGTCCGGGAGGCAATGAAACAATTGTCGAGATGGTATGATATAGAGATCCGGTTCGACAAACAGGCCATTGCCAAAGGACTGCCCAACGACCTGCTGGCGGGTGGTATCCGGCGCGACCTGAGCCTGGGCAATGTAGTGGAGCTGCTCACCGCACTGGGCCTGCATTTCAGGATGGAGGAGGGGAGAAGGCTGGTGCTGCTGCCATAA
- a CDS encoding RNA polymerase sigma factor, with translation MLARVAEGDHQAFASLLEQYHTIAYRAAVRLTDDAWLAEDVVQEVFLKLWLKRATLPDITHFRAWLVTLITNALYDQLRRKSAEKDHLAGWLQELLPAATQPQEESGYEELLRDATARLSPKQLQAFTLIKKEGYSREETARLMSVSPETVKSHLEQAMRSIRAYCIARLDPGASVVLLSVLLKNYF, from the coding sequence TTGCTGGCCAGGGTTGCGGAAGGAGATCATCAGGCATTCGCAAGCCTGCTGGAACAATACCATACTATTGCTTACCGTGCCGCTGTGCGACTCACCGACGACGCCTGGCTGGCCGAAGACGTAGTCCAGGAAGTGTTCCTGAAGCTCTGGCTCAAACGCGCAACCCTGCCGGATATTACCCATTTCCGCGCCTGGCTGGTGACCCTCATCACCAATGCCCTCTATGATCAGCTGCGCCGCAAAAGCGCAGAGAAAGATCACCTGGCAGGCTGGTTGCAGGAACTGCTGCCCGCCGCTACCCAGCCCCAGGAAGAGTCCGGCTACGAAGAATTGCTGCGCGATGCCACTGCCCGGCTCAGTCCCAAACAGCTCCAGGCTTTTACCCTCATCAAAAAAGAAGGCTATAGCCGTGAGGAAACGGCCAGGCTGATGAGCGTTTCTCCCGAAACCGTCAAATCGCACCTGGAGCAGGCTATGCGCAGCATCCGCGCCTATTGCATTGCCCGCCTGGATCCTGGCGCCTCCGTGGTGCTGCTCTCCGTCCTGCTGAAAAATTATTTTTAG
- a CDS encoding type II toxin-antitoxin system HigB family toxin, protein MRIIAVKTLKDYWEEFPQAEQALLSWYEEVEEAIWDHPNDLKIQYRSASIITTKRVIFNIHGNSYRLIVDVEYRLKIVFIVWFGTHQQYDKIDVKKVSYAKTNKK, encoded by the coding sequence ATGAGAATTATTGCCGTCAAGACTTTGAAGGACTATTGGGAAGAATTTCCGCAAGCGGAACAGGCATTGCTGTCCTGGTACGAAGAAGTAGAAGAAGCAATCTGGGATCATCCGAATGACCTGAAAATACAATACCGAAGCGCTTCTATTATCACCACTAAAAGAGTGATATTCAATATTCATGGAAATTCTTACCGATTGATTGTAGATGTCGAGTACCGCCTGAAGATCGTTTTCATTGTGTGGTTTGGTACTCATCAACAATATGACAAGATTGACGTTAAAAAAGTGAGTTATGCTAAGACCAATAAAAAATAA
- a CDS encoding transcriptional regulator, protein MLRPIKNNTQYEDALARVYQLMQKDIKPNTKASDELEILSILVKEYENVHFPVPKPNPLEAIRFRIEQMNMSEAELATILGYRSRKSEILSGKRKLNLAMIRKLHETLNIPAEVLIQAY, encoded by the coding sequence ATGCTAAGACCAATAAAAAATAATACGCAATACGAAGATGCATTAGCTCGCGTGTACCAATTGATGCAAAAAGACATCAAACCTAACACCAAAGCCTCCGATGAACTTGAAATTCTTTCTATTCTTGTTAAGGAGTACGAAAATGTGCATTTTCCCGTTCCCAAGCCCAATCCTTTGGAAGCGATCCGATTCAGGATTGAACAAATGAACATGTCAGAGGCCGAGCTCGCAACCATTTTGGGCTATCGCTCCCGCAAATCAGAAATCTTATCTGGTAAAAGAAAACTCAATCTTGCTATGATCAGGAAACTACATGAAACATTAAATATACCTGCAGAGGTATTGATACAAGCTTATTAA
- a CDS encoding agmatine deiminase family protein has translation MEPITPRSLGYYFPAEFAPHTATWLSWPHKEASWPGKIDAIFPFYSQFIKEVAKGEKVRINVADEAMKAFAVGHLEKAGADLSQVEFFFHPTNDAWCRDHGPAFLINPNAAQKKVIVDWDYNAWGGKYPPYDLDDVIPTMIGKQFNLPVYNPGIIMEGGSVEFNGKGTLLTSTACLLNPNRNPDLKQGQIENYLREYYGVEKILWVEEGIIGDDTDGHIDDTVRFVNEDTVLTVIEEDKNDENYELLQGNLRQLQQMRLLNGRQLNIIELPMPDAVSYEDQRLPASYANFYIANKSVIVPIFNCDKDEKALQIIQDCFPDRAVVGIDSTEIIWGLGSFHCLSQQEPAV, from the coding sequence ATGGAACCTATCACGCCCCGGTCTCTCGGTTATTATTTCCCGGCCGAGTTTGCACCGCATACTGCTACCTGGCTGAGCTGGCCGCATAAAGAAGCCAGCTGGCCCGGCAAGATCGACGCTATCTTTCCCTTTTACAGCCAGTTCATCAAAGAAGTAGCCAAAGGAGAAAAAGTGCGGATCAACGTGGCGGATGAGGCCATGAAGGCTTTTGCTGTGGGGCACCTGGAAAAAGCAGGGGCCGATCTTTCCCAGGTAGAATTCTTTTTCCATCCCACCAATGATGCCTGGTGCCGGGACCATGGTCCGGCCTTCCTGATCAATCCCAACGCAGCACAGAAAAAAGTGATCGTTGACTGGGATTATAATGCCTGGGGCGGCAAGTATCCCCCTTATGACCTGGACGATGTGATCCCCACGATGATCGGTAAACAGTTCAACCTGCCCGTTTACAATCCCGGCATCATCATGGAAGGCGGGTCTGTAGAGTTCAATGGCAAAGGGACCTTGCTCACCTCCACTGCCTGCCTGCTGAATCCCAATCGCAACCCGGACCTGAAACAGGGTCAGATCGAAAACTACCTGCGTGAATATTATGGGGTAGAAAAGATCCTCTGGGTAGAAGAAGGCATTATCGGCGATGATACCGACGGACATATTGACGATACAGTGCGCTTCGTGAACGAAGACACCGTACTCACCGTCATAGAAGAAGATAAAAACGACGAGAACTATGAACTGCTGCAGGGCAACCTGCGTCAGCTGCAACAGATGCGCCTGCTCAACGGCCGCCAGCTGAACATCATTGAACTGCCCATGCCCGATGCCGTTAGTTACGAAGACCAGCGGCTGCCGGCCTCCTACGCTAATTTCTATATTGCCAACAAGTCCGTCATCGTTCCCATCTTTAATTGTGACAAGGATGAGAAAGCTTTACAGATCATCCAGGATTGTTTCCCCGACCGCGCTGTGGTGGGCATTGACAGTACCGAGATCATCTGGGGCCTGGGAAGTTTTCACTGCCTGAGCCAGCAGGAACCGGCGGTGTAG
- a CDS encoding carbon-nitrogen hydrolase has protein sequence MTKVKVGMVQMSCTASKEENLQKAVAKVRAAAAQGAQIVCLQELFTSLYFCDVEDYDNFQLAEPIPGPSTETLSAVAAETGVVIIASLFEKRTQGIYHNTTAVIDADGQYLGKYRKMHIPDDPAYYEKFYFTPGDLGYKVFKTKFASIGVLICWDQWYPEASRITALMGAEILFYPTAIGWATAQDEATNVEQYNAWQTIQRSHAVANGVHVVSVNRVGLEQNGAMQFWGGSFIANPFGSLLYLASHDKEEVHVQELDLGKTDRYRTHWPFLRDRRIDSYQQITKRFIDEEA, from the coding sequence ATGACAAAAGTAAAAGTAGGAATGGTGCAGATGAGCTGTACCGCCAGTAAGGAAGAGAACCTGCAAAAGGCTGTCGCCAAAGTAAGAGCCGCCGCTGCCCAGGGCGCACAGATCGTCTGCCTGCAGGAGCTGTTCACTTCCCTTTATTTCTGTGATGTGGAGGATTACGATAATTTCCAGCTGGCTGAGCCCATTCCCGGGCCCTCTACCGAGACCCTGAGTGCGGTAGCCGCCGAGACCGGCGTGGTGATCATCGCTTCCCTGTTCGAAAAAAGGACACAGGGCATTTACCACAATACCACCGCTGTTATTGACGCCGATGGCCAGTACCTGGGTAAATACCGGAAAATGCATATCCCGGATGATCCCGCTTACTACGAGAAATTCTATTTTACGCCCGGCGACCTGGGCTATAAAGTGTTCAAAACAAAATTCGCCAGCATTGGCGTCCTGATCTGCTGGGACCAATGGTATCCTGAAGCATCCCGCATTACGGCACTTATGGGCGCCGAGATCCTGTTCTATCCCACCGCCATCGGCTGGGCTACCGCACAGGATGAAGCTACCAACGTGGAGCAGTACAATGCCTGGCAGACCATCCAGCGCAGCCATGCCGTAGCCAACGGCGTACACGTGGTGAGCGTGAACAGGGTAGGGCTGGAACAGAACGGCGCAATGCAGTTCTGGGGCGGCTCCTTCATTGCCAATCCTTTCGGCAGCCTGCTGTACCTGGCTTCGCACGATAAAGAAGAAGTGCATGTACAGGAGCTGGACCTGGGCAAGACCGACCGCTACCGCACGCACTGGCCTTTCCTGCGTGACCGCCGGATAGACTCCTACCAGCAGATCACCAAACGTTTTATTGACGAAGAGGCATAA